A stretch of the Planktothricoides raciborskii GIHE-MW2 genome encodes the following:
- a CDS encoding PAS domain S-box protein, producing MPNLLSTLIIQNPRTDTSVLLGHLQEAGFILDLHMVQTESEYVAQLDRGWDLILLLWQRVEPLTSADSADQDPSLTLDPLRALEILRQKSYKIPLIIISDHPSVELAVNCMKQGAADYLLTEQVMQLGEKVQQLWQRQSSSQSIFTRGDSASSRGQRLTTVKKIGDRRLSDRPEFVPELFFQDLVETNTDLIWQVDHNAVYTYISPNSKNILGYEPEELIGKTPFDFMSPADALRVAEVWGALAGKHLPFNCLEHRNRHKNGQDIMLESSGIPLLETQEKAEKKQFILRGYRGISRDVNSRFCQEEAINNLIRETASVTGEAFFSSLVSHLAVALGVHYLFVSELMDKNPPTMKIIAGWDEHKSGSKFENQFEYHLANSPCEITLKQGEYYCPDGLLELFPHHQNIQKMGTCSYLGIRLLNTSGNAIGNLCIFHDRPILLNRRNKFILNSFALRTAAEIQRQKTEKERLELLAAVRKNEEKYRSIFADSPVGMATFDLETLAWMTANPKFCQMLGYQETEIKNLTVEDITHPEELARELRELRRLKTGEISRYKLEKRYLKKSGEIFCCDLNCTAIRDGWEKPLLGLAIVQDISEWKQIEEYLRMQYRGALRMQYRGALRMQYRAITASNNGIVICDARYPNLPIIYVNPAFEKMTGYLASDILGESCWWLQENQGNHPEWLHSSPPPQLQAAVREAKPCSVVLQNYRLDGTMFWNKLSIYPIYDNEKKLSHFLSIHHDITEIEEAQSFLRLSQERLRYLVASNPAVIYSRKAADKYNVTFMSENVLALFGYAPSDFLSDANFWANHVHPEDVKVISIASTRLLEQEYEVQEYRFLHANGHYIWVRDEQKLIRDQQNRPLEIIGYWADISDRKQAESALQVEKDKLQAVWDAVPGFVSLISSDLKYIGVNQRLADVYGLAPEQFIDQQIGFLGTSPEFSQFITEFFASSAQAATQEITSGINNNQQTYLMVIQKYQQGTAAVLIGIDITQRKQAEDKIQAALWEKEVLLKEIHHRVKNNLQVISSLLKMQSRSITDPSILEIFKESQSRIHSMALIHEKLYQSEDLARINCAEYIHSLTSHLYRCYHVSPRNIQLEVKVPQISLSLDAALPCGLIINELVANALKYAFPDRLSGKISIELDINVKNCYILKVSDNGIGLPKNIDWENTQSLGLRLVRTLSQQLGATVELDLSHGTQFCLTFTEPKYQKRI from the coding sequence ATGCCTAATCTCCTGTCCACCCTAATTATTCAAAACCCTCGGACTGACACCAGTGTTCTATTGGGTCATTTGCAAGAAGCTGGATTTATTCTAGATTTGCATATGGTGCAAACCGAGTCAGAGTATGTCGCCCAACTTGATCGCGGTTGGGATCTGATTTTGCTGCTATGGCAAAGGGTAGAACCTTTGACATCAGCGGATTCGGCGGATCAGGATCCCTCCCTGACCTTAGACCCCCTGCGAGCCTTAGAAATTCTGCGTCAAAAAAGTTACAAAATCCCTCTAATTATTATTAGCGATCATCCCTCCGTAGAATTGGCGGTCAACTGCATGAAACAAGGAGCCGCCGACTATTTATTAACCGAACAAGTGATGCAATTAGGAGAAAAAGTTCAGCAGTTATGGCAGCGGCAAAGCAGCAGTCAGTCTATCTTTACCAGAGGTGATTCTGCCAGTTCCAGGGGACAACGCCTCACCACCGTGAAAAAAATTGGCGATCGCCGATTGAGCGATCGCCCAGAATTTGTCCCAGAATTATTTTTTCAAGATTTAGTAGAAACCAACACCGATTTAATTTGGCAAGTCGATCATAATGCAGTCTACACTTACATCAGTCCTAACAGCAAAAATATTCTCGGTTATGAACCCGAAGAATTGATTGGCAAAACCCCCTTTGACTTCATGTCTCCAGCAGATGCCTTGCGGGTTGCAGAAGTTTGGGGAGCCCTCGCGGGAAAACACTTACCCTTTAACTGCTTAGAACACCGGAATCGGCACAAAAATGGTCAAGATATTATGTTAGAAAGCAGTGGCATTCCCCTCCTGGAAACTCAAGAAAAAGCCGAAAAAAAACAATTTATTCTCCGAGGTTATCGGGGAATTTCTCGCGATGTTAATTCTCGATTTTGCCAAGAAGAAGCCATTAATAATCTGATCCGAGAAACTGCCTCCGTGACGGGTGAAGCCTTCTTTTCTTCATTGGTAAGTCATCTAGCGGTGGCCTTGGGAGTTCATTATTTATTTGTTAGCGAATTGATGGATAAAAATCCCCCCACAATGAAAATAATTGCGGGTTGGGATGAGCATAAATCTGGTTCAAAATTTGAGAATCAATTTGAGTATCATTTAGCCAATAGTCCTTGTGAAATTACCTTAAAACAAGGAGAATACTATTGTCCCGATGGCCTGTTAGAACTTTTTCCTCACCACCAGAACATTCAAAAAATGGGAACTTGTAGCTACCTAGGCATTAGACTACTAAATACATCGGGAAATGCCATTGGTAATTTATGCATTTTTCACGATCGCCCCATATTACTCAATCGACGCAATAAATTTATTTTAAATAGCTTTGCTCTACGCACAGCAGCAGAAATACAGCGGCAAAAAACGGAAAAAGAACGGCTAGAATTGTTAGCTGCGGTGAGAAAAAATGAAGAAAAATATCGATCTATATTTGCAGATTCTCCGGTGGGAATGGCCACCTTTGATTTAGAAACCTTAGCCTGGATGACGGCAAATCCTAAATTTTGTCAAATGCTGGGCTATCAGGAAACAGAAATTAAAAATTTAACGGTAGAAGACATCACTCATCCCGAAGAGTTGGCAAGAGAACTCCGAGAATTACGGCGGCTAAAAACCGGAGAAATTTCCAGGTACAAACTGGAGAAACGTTATCTGAAAAAAAGTGGCGAAATTTTCTGTTGTGATTTAAATTGTACGGCGATTAGGGATGGTTGGGAAAAACCTCTTTTAGGATTAGCCATTGTGCAAGATATTAGTGAATGGAAACAGATAGAAGAGTATTTGCGGATGCAATATCGCGGAGCGTTGCGGATGCAATATCGCGGAGCGTTGCGGATGCAATATCGGGCCATCACCGCCAGTAACAATGGCATCGTCATTTGTGATGCCAGATATCCCAACCTGCCGATTATTTATGTCAATCCAGCCTTTGAGAAAATGACCGGCTATTTAGCCAGTGATATCTTAGGAGAAAGCTGCTGGTGGCTGCAAGAAAATCAAGGGAATCATCCCGAATGGCTTCATTCTTCGCCGCCGCCTCAATTACAAGCAGCAGTCCGCGAAGCAAAACCTTGTAGTGTGGTGTTGCAAAATTATCGTTTAGATGGCACCATGTTCTGGAATAAACTCAGTATTTACCCCATCTATGATAACGAGAAAAAGCTGTCACATTTTCTCAGTATTCACCATGACATTACCGAAATCGAAGAAGCCCAATCTTTCTTGCGTCTCAGTCAAGAACGCCTGCGTTATTTAGTGGCCTCAAACCCAGCGGTAATTTACTCTCGCAAAGCCGCCGATAAGTATAATGTCACTTTTATGAGTGAAAATGTTTTGGCATTGTTTGGATATGCCCCCAGTGATTTTTTGAGCGATGCAAATTTTTGGGCTAACCACGTTCACCCAGAAGATGTCAAAGTGATTTCTATTGCTTCGACCCGGTTATTGGAGCAAGAATATGAAGTGCAAGAATATCGCTTTCTCCATGCCAATGGCCATTATATTTGGGTCAGAGATGAGCAAAAGTTAATCCGAGATCAACAGAATCGCCCATTAGAAATTATTGGCTACTGGGCTGATATTAGCGATCGCAAACAAGCGGAATCCGCCTTGCAGGTGGAAAAAGATAAACTTCAGGCAGTTTGGGATGCCGTCCCCGGATTTGTGTCTTTAATTAGTTCAGATTTAAAATATATTGGCGTTAATCAGCGCCTTGCGGATGTTTATGGTTTAGCACCAGAACAATTTATCGATCAACAAATTGGTTTTCTCGGTACTAGCCCAGAATTTTCTCAGTTTATCACCGAATTTTTTGCTTCCTCTGCCCAAGCAGCAACCCAAGAAATCACTTCGGGAATCAATAATAACCAGCAAACTTATTTAATGGTGATCCAAAAATATCAACAAGGCACTGCCGCTGTTTTAATTGGCATTGATATCACGCAACGGAAACAAGCAGAAGATAAAATTCAAGCCGCCCTTTGGGAAAAAGAGGTACTGCTTAAAGAAATTCATCACCGGGTAAAAAATAATCTACAAGTGATTTCTAGTTTACTCAAAATGCAATCTCGGTCAATTACCGACCCCAGTATTTTAGAAATATTTAAAGAAAGTCAAAGTCGGATTCATTCTATGGCTTTGATTCACGAAAAACTTTATCAATCTGAGGATTTAGCCCGGATTAATTGCGCGGAATACATCCACAGCTTAACCTCACATTTGTACCGTTGCTATCATGTCAGTCCCCGAAATATACAACTAGAAGTCAAGGTGCCGCAAAT